In Dioscorea cayenensis subsp. rotundata cultivar TDr96_F1 chromosome 9, TDr96_F1_v2_PseudoChromosome.rev07_lg8_w22 25.fasta, whole genome shotgun sequence, a genomic segment contains:
- the LOC120269304 gene encoding thioredoxin-like 1-2, chloroplastic, giving the protein MKEVQSAQDLVDSLLNADNKLVIVDFYSLGCGGCKALHPKFAELNPDVLFLLVNYEEHKSMCYSLNVHVLPFFRFYNLKQMLVPASDDVAEATPISPMFSPTRVLKGSEDKVFSKF; this is encoded by the exons ATGAAGGAGGTCCAATCAGCACAAGACCTTGTTGATTCTTTGTTGAACGCTGATAACAAGCTTGTCATTGTTGATTTCTACTCCCTTGGTTGTGGAGGTTGCAAAGCTCTCCATCCCAAG TTTGCAGAGTTGAATCCAGATGTTCTGTTCCTCCTAGTGAACTATGAAGAGCATAAGTCAATGTGTTATAGTTTGAATGTCCATGTTCTTCCCTTCTTTAGGTTCTACAACTTGAAACAAATGCTTGTTCCTGCATCAGATGATGTTGCAGAAGCAACTCCCATCAGCCCAATGTTCTCTCCAACAAGAGTCCTTAAAGGTTCTGAGGATAAGGTTTTTagcaaattttga